The following nucleotide sequence is from Chloroflexota bacterium.
TTGGGATGGGACGCGAGTTACACCTCTTGGCCATACGCGATGAGGATGGGAAACTGACCGCAGTTGCACCGCTCTTCAGGCAACAGACCGTAGTCGATGAGAGCCCTTGGCCTACGATCAGCATCGAACGCCCAGCATTGCCCGCAAAGGGGCAAAAGATGTGGACAGTGCACTTCGTGGGCGGCACAGAGGTTTCAGACTATCTAGACCTCATCGTGGACTGTGAACGGGTGGACCAGGCCTGCGCCGCAATGATGGATTACCTGTCGGGCGAGCAGTGGGAGATCCTAGACCTGCATAACATCCCAGGTGATTCGCCAACCATAGAGGCCTTGATTTCAGAGGCGCGCAAACGAGGCTACGAATTTAGTGTGGCGAGAGAAGATGTTTGTCCTTTCATAGATCTGCCGCCTACCTGGGAACAGTACCTTGCTGCTTTGACCAAAAAGCAGCGGCATGAACTACGCCGAAAAAGGCGAAAGGCTGTGCGTGAGGCGCTGGTAGATTGGGATTTAGTGCGTGATTCGTCAGACTGCGAGGCGAACTTAGCCGTATTCTTCGACCTTCACATCCGCAGCGATCCTGATAAGGCGGACTTCCTCGACGCTCAGATGCAAGACTTCTTTCGACGTGTGGCAACCTTTGCCTTACAACATGGCTGGCTGTGGTTGGCATTCATTCACATAAACGGTCAGCCAGATGCCAGCATTCTCTGCTTCGATTACAATCACGAGATTCTGGTCTACAATTCTGGCTACGACCCCCACACTTATCCCATGCTGAGTTCTGGCATGGTGCTAATGGGCTATCTCATCCAGCGGGCCATTGAGACAGGCCATCGGCGTTTCGATTTTATGCAGGGTGGCGAGCGCTATAAATACGATTTTGGGGCTAAAGATGCGGAAGTAAAACGGCTGTGCATACGCCGCCCGTAACTGGAAAAGGGGTTTCGATGAAGATGGCCTGCCTTTTTATGGGTTGCTGCCGCCCGTTCCCACTTTATAACGTGCTGGCCAGGGCACAAAGCGGCTGAAGAAGCGTTCGCGGGCGATGATTTCACCATCACGGCGAATGATGCGGTAGATGGTCACGTCCGCGCCGTCATGGGCCAAATCAGTCTGCACCGTTTTACCAGTGGGCAGAGAGGGGTCATTCTCATAGATTGGCGGGCCAGCGGGCACGACATTCTCCACGATGGGCCCTTCTATTTCCACTGTGCGGTTGGGCTTGCGTCCATAGAATCGGAATGTCAGTTTCCCGGAGACCTGATCTACCTCGGTCTGTATTAAGATAGGGGTGTCCGTGTCATTCTCGAAGCGGAAATCCACGTCTGGCACGAAGACGGTGGCGTCCAACCCCATCGGTGGCTCGTACCATCCAACGCGGTAGGTATGAGCATGGCGTTCCACGATGGGGAATCCGCCCCAGAAAGCGGCGCGGAAGCAGGTGGTGGAAACCTGACAAATACCACCCCCAGGGCCTAATACCGTCCGATCACCGAAAATAACATAAGCCTCAGCGTATCCGGCTTCTGCGCTTACCTCTCCTAGGTGCTCGTTGAATGAGAAAATGGTGTGTGGCATCACCACAACACCGTGGAAACGTGCGGCAGCGATGCGGATATTCTGTGCCCGCGCTGCAGATGAGCCGGTAAAGTAACTGACGCCCTCCGAGATCAGGTCTAATGGCAATGTTATGCGACTGGTGAAATCTTCCATGGAGACCGTTGGCGCCTGCACAGATATAGGCAGGGTTACTATACGTTCGGTTCCCATAGCCGCCTGTTTGATGAGTTGTATTGACTGCTCGATGTCCAGGGTAAGTCCTTTTTGATCTTCGAGTATGTAAGAAAGGCTGCCATCGAGAGGGTCGTATTTGAGTAGGGCGTCCCGAGAGGGTCGGTTGATCTGCGCTGCAATAGGTGTTAGGAACGCACGCAGGGGAGATCCATCCAGGTCAACAGCCAGTTGCACCGCTGATGCGTCAGATTTTACTTGGCTGAGCAAGATCGCTTCAGCCAATTGAGACGGTTCTAACATCCAGGTTGGGTCGGAATGGAGAATGGCACTGACCTCCGGAGGCAACTTCACGTGTATTGGAGCAGAGAGGATGTGCTGTACCAAAGTCGCCGCTTCGCCCACCTCGGAGATGGAGGGGTGCACCTCTTTCACTATCAGGTTTACATTTAGGGGACCCTGATTGGCTACCGCTGTGCGGATGGCGGCGATGGAGGCCGGGACATCCAATTCGCACCCCATCACCGCTGGTGTGGTGATGACCTGGGTGCCGGAGATTTCCACGCTGGCATTGCGCACCGCGATGTTGATATCACGGGCTATGCGCCCTAAGAGCAAGGCACAAGCACCTTCATCCAGACTTGGCTGTAGCGGAACGTCTACGTGGTAAACCAGGGCGCTGATACGCGAGCGCCAGGCGTCTACCCATGAGCCCATCCGCCCGATCCGATAGGCCTCCGAGACCGCCTTGGACACATCTAAACCGATACCCAATTCCCTTCCAGAAACCGTCCAGGTTCGATCACCATAGTAGAGGTACACTTGTGCGGGCAGGAGGAGGGGGCGGACGGCATTCACCCGCGCGGTAGCCTCTTGTGGCGTCAGCCCACCGACATCTATGCCGCGGATAGTCACGCCACGATAGATTCGGCCTGCGTATCGCGCTTGGTAATCAGAAGCAATCGTGGCAAAGGCTAGGATGAGCATGAAAAGCAGGATTTCGATAACCACGAAGGGGGCCAGTGAAATTCTCGTTTTGCTCCTAACCTCAGGGTGGTCCGTCATTTATGCATCTGCATTCTCTGCCTTTTACTCTGCTTTGCTCCTCGTGCGTGCCTCAACCCTGGCCAAATCCTCTATCACCGTGATGATGGCAGAGTGATCCAATTCCCCGCCTCCCTTCGCCAGTAGTGCAGCGAAGAACTCGCGCACGAGGCTGGTCACTGGCAGCGGCACCTTATAATCCCGGCCCGTCTGCATGGCAATGCCAAGGTCCTTGTAGTGCAATTTGCTCTTGAACCCTGGTACGAAGGCACCCCGAATCACATGGGGTGCCCGTACTTCCAGTGCCCAGCAACGTGCAGCACCCCCGCTGATGGCTTGCACAATCACCGCCGGATCCACGCCCGCCTTCGTCCCCAATACCAACGCCTCGCTCATGGCCGCTAACGTTCCGGCTACTACAATCTGGTTGCACGCTTTTACCGTCTGGCCTGCACCGCTTTCACCCACGTAAATGATGGTCTTGCCCATTGCTTGGAAAATGGGTAGGCAACGCTGGAAAACTTCTTCTTTGCCTCCCACCATGATCGAAAGCGTCCCCTGAATGGCACCTACGTCCCCGCCACTGACTGGGGCATCAAGCATCTCTACACCCTGCGCGGCGGCCTTTTGAGCCAGAGAAACGGCGACTGCCGGAGCAATCGTGCTCATGTCAATCAGGATCAGACCCTCGTGTGCGCCAGAAAGCACGCCGTCTGGCCCGGCTACCACAAGTTCTACATCGGGTGAGTCGGGGAGCATCGTAATCACTACTTCGCTTTTGGTCGCAACCTCTTTTGGAGTGCGTGCCGCGATGGCTCCCTCTGCCGCGAGTTCATCCACCGGGCCTCGACTGCGGTTATGGACTACCAGCGGGTAGCCGGCTTTCATGAGATTGCGAGCCATTGGCTTGCCCATGATGCCCAGGCCAATAAAGCCAATCATTGTCTTTGACATGATCCAACCTCCTGCAGGAAGAGTTTCGTTGCACTGATGACATTTTACCCCCTCTCACGCGTAGGGGCAATTGGGAGAACACCGGTCGTGCACACCCGTCATCGATGAATGAAAGTGTCTCAGTGTCTCGACTCGCCTTGACAAGAATCTCGTTCTATGCTATGATAATTCCGAATTTTTAGTAGGAATTCTGGATTTGCCATGAAATTATCGGCGCGTGAAAGATATGGCCTGCGGGCTATGGTGGAATTTGCCAAGCGTTACGGGTCGGGTCCTGTGACTTTGGGCGAAGTCGCTGCAGCGCAGGATATGTCATTGTCCTATTTGGAGCAGATTGTGGCACCATTGCGCCGGGCAGGATTGCTGGATAGCGCTCGCGGTGCACGTGGTGGCTATGTTCTAGCCCGGGCACCCGAAGAAATCACAGTTGCCGACGTGCTGCGTGTTTTAGAGGGCACCATCTTCCCTCTTAGTTGTGTGGGTGAAGAGGAAACCTGTGCACCGTGTGCCCGGGAGGCAGTCTGCACGGCGCGCACGGTGTGGCAGAAAGTGCGAGATGATCTCTTGCTCACACTAGATTCAACCACCTTGGCCGATCTCGCAGCACGACCTGTTTAGAAGCAGCGATTTCAGATCACTATTGCTCTGTATGAATGGGGAGCTACTTGCTCTCCGTAACAAATGACTTGTTGCGAGGAGAAGAAGGATGTCGAGACCGAACAAGACCATCTATATGGATCACGCTGCCACTACACCCGTTGACCCACGGGTAGTGGAGGCAATGCTGCCTTACTTCACCCAGAAATATGGCAATGCGTCCAGCATTTATGCACTAGGCCGCGAGGC
It contains:
- a CDS encoding VanW family protein — its product is MTDHPEVRSKTRISLAPFVVIEILLFMLILAFATIASDYQARYAGRIYRGVTIRGIDVGGLTPQEATARVNAVRPLLLPAQVYLYYGDRTWTVSGRELGIGLDVSKAVSEAYRIGRMGSWVDAWRSRISALVYHVDVPLQPSLDEGACALLLGRIARDINIAVRNASVEISGTQVITTPAVMGCELDVPASIAAIRTAVANQGPLNVNLIVKEVHPSISEVGEAATLVQHILSAPIHVKLPPEVSAILHSDPTWMLEPSQLAEAILLSQVKSDASAVQLAVDLDGSPLRAFLTPIAAQINRPSRDALLKYDPLDGSLSYILEDQKGLTLDIEQSIQLIKQAAMGTERIVTLPISVQAPTVSMEDFTSRITLPLDLISEGVSYFTGSSAARAQNIRIAAARFHGVVVMPHTIFSFNEHLGEVSAEAGYAEAYVIFGDRTVLGPGGGICQVSTTCFRAAFWGGFPIVERHAHTYRVGWYEPPMGLDATVFVPDVDFRFENDTDTPILIQTEVDQVSGKLTFRFYGRKPNRTVEIEGPIVENVVPAGPPIYENDPSLPTGKTVQTDLAHDGADVTIYRIIRRDGEIIARERFFSRFVPWPARYKVGTGGSNP
- a CDS encoding 2-hydroxy-3-oxopropionate reductase — protein: MSKTMIGFIGLGIMGKPMARNLMKAGYPLVVHNRSRGPVDELAAEGAIAARTPKEVATKSEVVITMLPDSPDVELVVAGPDGVLSGAHEGLILIDMSTIAPAVAVSLAQKAAAQGVEMLDAPVSGGDVGAIQGTLSIMVGGKEEVFQRCLPIFQAMGKTIIYVGESGAGQTVKACNQIVVAGTLAAMSEALVLGTKAGVDPAVIVQAISGGAARCWALEVRAPHVIRGAFVPGFKSKLHYKDLGIAMQTGRDYKVPLPVTSLVREFFAALLAKGGGELDHSAIITVIEDLARVEARTRSKAE
- a CDS encoding GNAT family N-acetyltransferase yields the protein MRIEVHDGVTGFDTLKEEWGALLPRCPKPTIFLTPEWQRAWWETFGMGRELHLLAIRDEDGKLTAVAPLFRQQTVVDESPWPTISIERPALPAKGQKMWTVHFVGGTEVSDYLDLIVDCERVDQACAAMMDYLSGEQWEILDLHNIPGDSPTIEALISEARKRGYEFSVAREDVCPFIDLPPTWEQYLAALTKKQRHELRRKRRKAVREALVDWDLVRDSSDCEANLAVFFDLHIRSDPDKADFLDAQMQDFFRRVATFALQHGWLWLAFIHINGQPDASILCFDYNHEILVYNSGYDPHTYPMLSSGMVLMGYLIQRAIETGHRRFDFMQGGERYKYDFGAKDAEVKRLCIRRP
- a CDS encoding Rrf2 family transcriptional regulator, giving the protein MKLSARERYGLRAMVEFAKRYGSGPVTLGEVAAAQDMSLSYLEQIVAPLRRAGLLDSARGARGGYVLARAPEEITVADVLRVLEGTIFPLSCVGEEETCAPCAREAVCTARTVWQKVRDDLLLTLDSTTLADLAARPV